A portion of the Periophthalmus magnuspinnatus isolate fPerMag1 chromosome 2, fPerMag1.2.pri, whole genome shotgun sequence genome contains these proteins:
- the dusp27 gene encoding serine/threonine/tyrosine-interacting-like protein 2 translates to MASSNQSKDQTVPTDDDEEAREIHEVQSKYLRCPSPNFSLMSESRFSMISGSEADSIFMEPIHLSSAIAAKKIINEELPSRGIPTFSLPDSYLEPAEQLMVEDLYERVKELTDERSPYNTPCVLDLQRALVGERLEAPTNAVDEVWPNIYIAEKSVAVNKARLKRMGITHVLNVAHGTGVYTGATFYTGMGVQYLGIEVDDFPDCDIAQHFRTTAEFMDEALLTHKGKILVNSMMGISRSAILVASYLMIFQNMSILEALTAIRKKRPINPNEGFIKQLRDLNETLMEERDDDDDTLSQCSVIDAKTRAQIFGESYTEEEEEFEDGQSMAEAKAHSIMMDEEEDGASVMSSIPSLASSAAAEALRNGLIPKPGVSNNEDVKEKLVLPQDGDEEDFDDDEGLDSIIREWQRRNEKYQNADWFEAQLNSDTEDDLDDKLVNKKSKGTDLESVTSEDVRSVKEKLKRRMRQKDELSVASSCSSYSDLWKQRLKEIEEQAAARYRKKEEKGEEEKKEQGASKRIDDEIESLMSDTTSMYNFCQKNKESMTPLERWRVKRIQFGWNKKDREDGEKSSIVSGEEGDEETPKKRLEDVNLTAYQSWKLRQQKRLGLDENNDDLLEFSRTEESAKSAKRRQRREEILERSKKNLEESQSICGWETESCVSGGTIPLSAFWAGVTAPPSVQNNDDNISMISGRSSNISSVSQARSVKSVQSNAPPIIPPILPVPTVQGPSGEPMVNLASIQNWIANVVTETIKQKTTEMSLPPSRAGSEVSYRGGAAASILSGQRMEFDKTSVLSGASGGVSYLGANRAKPDSVISGASGASRLTGQGSILGSTLGSSYESSLGTKKKKITTTSVPLFSLFQDEVDLKKLDAIDKDIKSEMREKMDKYEKKKILEDNRRSTLYKKKKPKGEDEDEEEEEERKRREEEFLQEAKKKDKPVRSFGQSGCLNLNPALEKEKNTSIDDWLKSVRPPPRKTQEEIDDLYDDLDASASEFGYPTSRQDSEDEQDSYGSRYRPRFGDNDGDFSRNSERGGFETRERRREAIAEEEEDDISSFIAQTRQRIRARAMAETEDDEVLKAWREQQEAKANRTGGSED, encoded by the exons ATGGcgtcgtccaatcagagcaaAGATCAGACTGTTCCCACGGACGATGACGAAGAGGCGAGAGAGATCCATGAAGTGCAGTCAAAATACCTACGCTGCCCGTCACCCAa ttTTTCGCTGATGTCTGAGTCTCGGTTCTCAATGATTTCTGGATCTGAGGCTGACAGTATTTTCATGGAGCCAATTCACCTCTCCTCCGCCATCGCCGCCAAGAAGATCATCAATGAAg AGCTCCCTTCTCGTGGCATTCCCACCTTCTCTTTACCGGACTCGTACCTGGAGCCAGCAGAGCAGCTGATGGTGGAGGATCTGTACGAGAGGGTGAAGGAGCTGACGGATGAACGCTCGCCCTACAATACGCCCTGTGTCCTCGACCTGCAGAGGGCACTAGTGGGAGAGAGGCTCGAGGCTCCAACCAACGCAGTGGACGAAGTGTGGCCCAATATTTACATCGCGGAGAA GTCTGTGGCAGTGAACAAAGCTCGGTTAAAACGGATGGGCATCACTCATGTTTTAAACGTGGCTCACGGGACCGGGGTGTACACCGGCGCCACCTTCTACACAGGAATGGGAGTGCAGTACCTGGGCATTGAGGTGGACGATTTTCCCGACTGTGACATCGCTCAACACTTCAGAACCACCGCGGAGTTCATGGATGAAGCTCTGCTCACACATAAAG gcaAAATTTTGGTGAATTCCATGATGGGCATTAGCCGCTCCGCCATCTTGGTCGCTTCATACCTCATGATCTTCCAAAATATGTCCATCTTAGAAGCTCTCACTGCAATCCGCAAGAAACGCCCAATCAACCCTAATGAAGGATTCATCAAACAGCTACGAGATCTGAATGAAACTTTGATGGAAGAAAGGGATGACGACGACGATACGCTAAGCCAGTGTTCTGTTATCGATGCTAAAACGCGAGCACAGATATTTGGGGAAAGCtacacagaagaggaagaggagtttgAGGATGGGCAAAGCATGGCCGAAGCTAAAGCCCATTCGATTATgatggatgaagaggaggatggagcTAGCGTGATGAGTAGCATACCATCACTAGCATCTTCGGCTGCGGCGGAAGCATTGAGAAACGGGTTGATACCGAAACCAGGTGTTAGCAACAACGAAGATGTGAAAGAGAAGTTAGTTTTGCCACAAGATGGAGACGAAGAGGattttgatgatgatgaaggaTTGGATAGCATCATACGCGAGTGGCAAAGGCGTAACGAGAAATACCAAAATGCCGACTGGTTTGAAGCGCAGTTGAATAGCGACACAGAGGACGACTTGGATGATAAATTGGTGAACAAAAAGTCTAAAGGCACAGATTTGGAGAGCGTTACGAGCGAAGATGTGAGATCGGTGAAGGAGAAATTAAAACGTAGAATGAGGCAGAAAGACGAGTTGTCCGTTGCCTCAAGTTGTTCGAGTTATTCCGATTTATGGAAGCAACGGCTGAAAGAAATCGAAGAGCAAGCGGCTGCACGATATCgtaaaaaagaggagaaaggagaggaggaaaagaaagaacaagGAGCTAGTAAAAGAATCGATGATGAAATTGAGAGCCTTATGTCTGATACGACTTCAATGTATAATTTTTGCCAGAAGAACAAAGAAAGCATGACGCCGTTGGAGAGGTGGAGGGTCAAAAGAATCCAGTTTGGTTGGAATAAAAAAGATCGAGAAGACGGTGAGAAAAGTAGCATCGTTAGCGGTGAAGAAGGCGACGAGGAAACACCCAAAAAACGTCTCGAAGATGTGAATTTAACCGCATATCAGTCGTGGAAGCTTCGTCAGCAAAAACGGTTAGGATTGGATGAAAACAATGATGACCTTTTGGAGTTTAGTCGCACCGAGGAGTCAGCGAAATCGGCAAAACGTAGGCAAAGGCGAGAGGAGATATTGGAGCGATCGAAAAAGAATTTGGAGGAAAGTCAGTCGATTTGCGGATGGGAGACAGAGAGCTGTGTTAGCGGAGGGACGATACCGCTATCAGCATTCTGGGCAGGAGTTACAGCGCCACCTAGTGTCCAAAATAATGACGACAACATTTCAATGATAAGCGGAAGATCGTCAAATATATCGTCCGTGTCGCAAGCCAGGAGTGTTAAATCTGTACAGTCGAATGCTCCGCCAATAATCCCGCCAATTTTACCCGTACCAACCGTGCAAGGGCCAAGTGGTGAGCCTATGGTGAATCTAGCTAGCATTCAAAACTGGATCGCTAATGTTGTCACGGAAacgataaaacaaaaaacaacggAGATGAGTTTACCACCATCAAGAGCCGGTTCTGAGGTTAGCTaccgaggaggagcagcagctagCATCCTGTCTGGGCAAAGAATGGAGTTTGATAAGACATCGGTGCTAAGTGGAGCTAGCGGCGGAGTGTCGTATCTTGGTGCTAATCGTGCTAAACCTGATTCAGTGATTTCAGGAGCTAGTGGGGCTTCTAGATTGACCGGTCAAGGATCTATTCTAGGGTCAACTTTAGGCTCGAGTTACGAATCAAGTCTTGGTacgaaaaagaagaaaattacaACTACAAGTGTGCCGTTGTTTAGCTTGTTCCAAGATGAGGTTGATTTGAAAAAACTAGACGCAATCGATAAAGATATCAAATCAGAAATGCGCGAAAAGATGGACAAATATGAGAAAAAGAAGATTTTGGAAGACAACAGACGTAGCACtttgtacaaaaagaaaaaaccaaaaggagaggatgaagatgaggaggaggaagaggagaggaaacgaAGGGAGGAGGAGTTTCTGCAGGAAGCGAAGAAAAAAGATAAACCAGTAAGAAGTTTTGGGCAATCTGGCTGTTTAAATCTTAACCCTGCActtgaaaaagagaaaaacactaGCATCGATGATTGGCTAAAAAGCGTTAGACCTCCGCCGAGAAAAACACAAGAAGAAATTGACGATCTTTACGACGATTTGGATGCATCTGCTTCTGAATTTGGATATCCGACTTCAAGGCAAGATTCTGAAGACGAACAAGATAGCTATGGGTCAAGATACAGGCCCAGATTTGGCGATAACGATGGCGATTTTTCACGTAATTCAGAGAGGGGAGGGTTTGAaacgagggagaggaggagagaggcgattgcggaggaggaagaggatgacaTTTCCAGTTTTATCGCGCAGACGAGGCAGAGGATCAGAGCGAGGGCGATGGCCGAAACGGAAGATGACGAAGTTTTGAAAGCTTGGAGAGAGCAGCAGGAAGCGAAGGCGAACAGAACAGGAGGCAGTGAAGACTAA